In the Gemmatimonadota bacterium genome, TTCGCTCCCTGGGGAGCCTAGCCTCGTGTCACGAGGAGATCCCATGCAAGCTCCAGCCGTTCCACTGCACCTTCGCAGCGCGAGCCGACCCATGCAGGTGCGCTTCTTCCACGGGCGGGAGCTCGAAACGCTCGAGCTCGCGCTCAACACCTGGCTCGCGGAACGCGTGGATCGCGAGATCGTCGATGTCCGCCAGTCGGTGATCCCCGCGACAACGGGGCGCGGCGCCGCGGAATTCGTGGTGAGCGTCTGGTACATCGAGGGGTGAAGCGGCGGCCTATCGGCGAAGTGCCGAGATCAGAGCCTCCCCTGCCGCGGCAATCTGCCAGCGCCGCAGCCCCGGCACCGCGTTCAACTCCTCGAGCGAGCGAGACCGGCGTCGCGCCAGCTCTTCTAGCTGGAGACGCGGCAGCAGGAAGCCGCGGTCCAATCCCAGCTCGGCGGCCATCCGGTCCCGCGCCGACCTCAAGCGCTCCAGTGCACGATCGAACTCCGCATCCGGTGCCGGGCGGCCGGCACGCCGCGGGCGAGTGGGCAGCGATTCCGCGGAGAGGCTCTGCGCCCGACGGACCGCCTCGAGGAGCTCCGCGCCATGGGAGTCCACGATCCGGCGCGGAACACCGCTCACCTCCGCAAGCTCCCCGAGGTTCTGTGGCATGCGGCGGGAAAGCTCCAGCAGCGCGGCGTTGGACAGGACTCGAAATGGCGCCTTGTCCCGCGCACGCGCCAGGCGCTCCCGCCAGTCGTAGAACCCCCGCAGCGCGGCAAGCTGGCGGGGACGGAGGTCGCGCCCGCCCTTGATGCGTAGGTAAGGATCACCATCCTCACGAGCCTCGTCCCAGCGCACCGCCTCCTGCAGCCGGAACTCCTCCTGCGCCCAGCCCAGCCGCCCCGCCGCCGCCAGCTCCGCCCGCAGCCGATCCCGCAGCGCCAGCAGATGCCGCGTGTCTTCTGCCGCGTACTCGAGCAGCATCGCGGGCAGCGGACGCTCAGCCCAGTCCGCCCGCTGGTGCTTCTTGTCCAGACGTAGCCCCACGTACTTCTCCACCAGGTTTGCCAGGCCGATGGCCGGCTCGCCCAGGAACTGTGCCGCAATGCGCGTATCGAACAGCCCTCGCACGGTGAGGCCGAAATCCCGCGCCAACAGACGCAGGTCGTAATCGGCGTCGTGCAGGACGATTTCCACCTCAGGGTCCGCGAACACGCCGGCCAGCGGCGAGAGCCGCTGCACCACCAGGGTGTCCACCACCCAGGTCTCCGTGCGGGTCGAGAGCTGCAGCAGACAGACGCGGTCGAGGTAGCGGTGAAAACCCGCTGCCTCCGTGTCCACCGCCACCAGTCGCTCGGCCGCCAGCCGGTCCGCAATGGCGCCGAGACGCGTTTCGCTCTGAATGTATTCCATTCTGCCCCGGTAGCTGGCCGGCCCCAACGTGCAACCCCGGCGGCCGCCTGTGCAAGGCTGCCGTCAGTTTGCGCCGCGCGGGGGCCCCGCATAGCATGCCCGGTTCATCTCGACCGGAAGGGAGCCCATGCGCCTGCAACGCCGCAGGAACCTCCTGGCCCTCGCACTCATGGCCTCCCTGGCCGATGCAGCGATTGCGCAACAGCCGCTCGGCGCGCTGCGCCCCGACCTCGAGGCCAGGATCGCCCGCCACCGCGGCACTGTGGGCCTGGCCCTCGTCGACCCCAAGACAGGCGAGACCATGGCCATCCGCGGGGACGAGCCGTTCCCCACGGCCAGTGTGATCAAAGTGGCCGTCCTGGTCGAGCTCTTCCACCAGGTCGAGCACGGGAAGCTGCGCCTCGAGGACCCGCTGATCCTGCTCGAGACGGATAAACAGCCCGGCTCCGGCATCCTTCAGTTCCTTGCTGCGCCGCACCAGCTCGGCGTGCGGGACGCAGCCTTCCTGATGATAGCGCTCAGTGACAACACGGCCACCAACCTCCTGGTGGACAAGCTCGGTATCCGCGCCGTCGGCGAGCGGATGGAGGCCCTGGGGTTCCCCCGCACGAAGCTGCACCACAAAGTGTTCCTTCACTCGAGTAGCGTGGCGCCAGACTCCTCCGCCCGCTACGGGCTGGGCGTGACAACACCCCTCGAAATGGCCCGCCTCCTGGCCATGATCTACCGCGGCGAGGCCGCTTCCGCACCGGCGTCGGCCGAGATGCTGCGCATGCTTAAGGCACAGTTCTACAACGACATGATCCCGCGCTTCCTGCCCGCCGGCACCACCGTCGCCCACAAGACGGGGTCCGTGGACGAGTCGCGCAACGACTGCGGCATCGTTTACTCCAAGGCGCGAGATTACGTGCTCTGTATATTCAGCACCGGTAACGCCGACACGAGCTGGCGGCTGGACAACGAGGCACAACTGCTGATTGCAGAGCTTGCGCGGCTGGTGCACCACGCTCTCGCTGGCGGGGGCGGCTAGCTGCGATGGCCGCCCCGCCCGCAGCAGAGCGCGTCGTGCTGCTGGTCGCGGACCGGGTCCACACCTTCGCAGCGCCCCCGCCCGGGCACACCCGGACCGCTGCCACGGTGCAGGCGCTTCTGCTACGCGACGGCCGGGTGGTTGCGGCCGGAACCGCCCACCAGCTTCAGCACCTCGCGCCGCGCGCCCCGCGCCTGGACCTGCGCGGCAGCACCATCACTCCCGGGCTGACCGACGCTCACGCGCACCTCGTCGAGTGGTCCCTCGCCCGCCGCGAAGCCGATCTCTCCACTGCGACCACGCCGGAAGCGGCCGCCCAGACGGTGGCTCGGCACGCCCGGGCCCGAGCGGGCGAGTGGGTGCGGGGGCGGGGGTGGAATCCCCACCACTGGGACGCCCTCCCACACCGGTCGCTCCTCGATGCGGCCGTGCCGGACCGGCCCGTGGCGCTGCAGAGCCACGATATGCACGCACTGTGGGTGAACAGCCAGGCACTCGAGCGGGCCGGCATCGGTGCCGGCTCGCCCGACCCGGAGGGCGGGCGAATTCTCCGAGATGAGGACGGCCGCCCCGCCGGCGTGCTCCTCGAGAATGCCACGCAACTGGTCTTGCAGTGCCTGCCGCCCCCCTCCGAGCAGGAAGCTGCCGGCGCGTTGCTCGAGGGGCAGCTCGAGCTGCACCGTTTGGGGATCACCGGCATCCACTCGGTAGAGGCGGATTCGCTCCGCATCTTCGAGAGCGTGCGCGCCCGCGGCCGCCTCCGCCTGCGCGTGCTCCAGCACTTGCCCCTCGCCCGCCTCGATGACGCGATCCGACTCGGACTGCGCAGCGCCTTGGGCGGGGAGTGGATCCGCATCGGAGGAGTCAAGATGTTCCTGGACGGCGCCCTCGGTTCTCGCACCGCCTGGCTGAGCGCGCCCTACCAGGGGAGCAGCGACTGCGGCGTCCAGGTGCTGCCCGAGCCGGAGTTCCGCGATGCCGTGGAACGGGCGGCTCGGGCCGGCCTTGCCAGCACCGTCCACGCCATCGGCGATGCGGCGGTCGGCCTCGCCCTCGACGTGCTCGCCCTGCCGCAACATCGCACCGACACCCTGCCCCACCGCATCGAGCACCTCCAGCTCTGCCCGCCGGAGCGCCTGGCAGACGCTGGGCGCGCAGGGATCGTCTGCTCGATGCAGCCGGCACACCTCATCACGGACTGGAGGCCGGCTGAGCTGTATTGGGGGCACGAGCGGAGCCGCACCGCCTACGCCTTCCGCTCCCTGCTCCGGGGCGGGCTCACGGCGGCCCTGTACGGAACGGCGGTTGCCCCGCCTGCTGGGAGCGGCGCGGTCCTGGCCTTCGGTTCGGATATGCCGGTCGAGCCGCCGGACCCCCGCCTGGGATTGTTCGCCGCTACGGCGCGCTCCGACCTGGCCGGCGAGCCGCGCGGCGGCTGGTTCCCCGAGGAGCGGCTGACCACCGCAGAGGCGCTGCGGGCGTATACGCTCGGGCCAGCGCACGCGGCCGGACTCGCCGGGTCCCAGGGGCAACTCACCCCGGGCGCCTTCGCCGACCTCGTCGCCTGGGACAGAGACCCGCTCGCGCTGAGCGGGGCCGACCTGCTCGAGGTCCACGTCGTGGCCACCATGGTTGCCGGGGAACTGGTCTAGTGGTTCCCGCCCCGCGCGATGCAGCGGCGCGCGAATGCCTCAGAACCTCGTGGCGAGCCACTAGCAGCGCCACACCCCGTAGCGATACTCTACGGGTTGCCGTCGCTGCCTCCTTTCCGGAACGGTGCCTGGCCATGCGTACCAAGGTCGTCGCCACCATCGGACCCGCGTCGGCACAGCGGGAGAACGTCATTGCACTCGCCGAGCTGGGAGTCGACGTTGTGCGCGTGAACTTCGCGCACGGCACCCACGACGAGCACGGCCGCGTCATTGCCTGGGCGCGCGAGGCGGCCCGCGGGCTGGGCAAGCCGCTGGCCGTCCTCGCCGATCTCGCCGGCCCCA is a window encoding:
- a CDS encoding amidohydrolase, whose amino-acid sequence is MAAPPAAERVVLLVADRVHTFAAPPPGHTRTAATVQALLLRDGRVVAAGTAHQLQHLAPRAPRLDLRGSTITPGLTDAHAHLVEWSLARREADLSTATTPEAAAQTVARHARARAGEWVRGRGWNPHHWDALPHRSLLDAAVPDRPVALQSHDMHALWVNSQALERAGIGAGSPDPEGGRILRDEDGRPAGVLLENATQLVLQCLPPPSEQEAAGALLEGQLELHRLGITGIHSVEADSLRIFESVRARGRLRLRVLQHLPLARLDDAIRLGLRSALGGEWIRIGGVKMFLDGALGSRTAWLSAPYQGSSDCGVQVLPEPEFRDAVERAARAGLASTVHAIGDAAVGLALDVLALPQHRTDTLPHRIEHLQLCPPERLADAGRAGIVCSMQPAHLITDWRPAELYWGHERSRTAYAFRSLLRGGLTAALYGTAVAPPAGSGAVLAFGSDMPVEPPDPRLGLFAATARSDLAGEPRGGWFPEERLTTAEALRAYTLGPAHAAGLAGSQGQLTPGAFADLVAWDRDPLALSGADLLEVHVVATMVAGELV
- a CDS encoding ribonuclease D, yielding MEYIQSETRLGAIADRLAAERLVAVDTEAAGFHRYLDRVCLLQLSTRTETWVVDTLVVQRLSPLAGVFADPEVEIVLHDADYDLRLLARDFGLTVRGLFDTRIAAQFLGEPAIGLANLVEKYVGLRLDKKHQRADWAERPLPAMLLEYAAEDTRHLLALRDRLRAELAAAGRLGWAQEEFRLQEAVRWDEAREDGDPYLRIKGGRDLRPRQLAALRGFYDWRERLARARDKAPFRVLSNAALLELSRRMPQNLGELAEVSGVPRRIVDSHGAELLEAVRRAQSLSAESLPTRPRRAGRPAPDAEFDRALERLRSARDRMAAELGLDRGFLLPRLQLEELARRRSRSLEELNAVPGLRRWQIAAAGEALISALRR
- a CDS encoding serine hydrolase translates to MRLQRRRNLLALALMASLADAAIAQQPLGALRPDLEARIARHRGTVGLALVDPKTGETMAIRGDEPFPTASVIKVAVLVELFHQVEHGKLRLEDPLILLETDKQPGSGILQFLAAPHQLGVRDAAFLMIALSDNTATNLLVDKLGIRAVGERMEALGFPRTKLHHKVFLHSSSVAPDSSARYGLGVTTPLEMARLLAMIYRGEAASAPASAEMLRMLKAQFYNDMIPRFLPAGTTVAHKTGSVDESRNDCGIVYSKARDYVLCIFSTGNADTSWRLDNEAQLLIAELARLVHHALAGGGG